In Cheilinus undulatus linkage group 14, ASM1832078v1, whole genome shotgun sequence, a genomic segment contains:
- the LOC121521840 gene encoding uncharacterized protein LOC121521840, protein MDELRWIHISVILTALLQFTAAAIPSTLHVKNEDVLLTCQNVIKGQQNCDSTTWTFTRPRSTTTVELVRLGQIIENSGVSLSVREDCSLVIKKVREGDAGRYDCLQYKYGIKLAPDAPVYLSVVAMAELVKNDVVFVTCSVSPYDRCKHIVTWLYEGKDMRQHNQGVRSKIPCSSSVFFTASDFIYKSKPNSLDCEVTSDNKVELFTLRLQPSAEKPGEDTKTDPKETMMRPADERAAGTGTTSAVSDYPELKARFIVVSAGLSALIITVVTVNIWTRTKGKQRRRDNNVVETVNYENIRASAEDRPTPLSL, encoded by the exons ATGGATGAGCTCAGATGGATTCACATTTCTGTCATTCTGACAGCGCTGCTTCAGTTTACAG cagcagccatacCGTCTACCCTTCATGTCAAAAATGAAGATGTCTTACTGACTTgccaaaatgtgataaaaggtCAACAGAACTGTGACAGCACGACATGGACATTCACTAGACCCAGATCAACAACAACAGTAGAGCTGGTCAGACTTGGACAGATCATTGAGAACTCTGGAGTCAGCCTGAGTGTTAGAGAGGACTGTTCTCTGGTTATAAAGAAGGTCAGAGAGGGGGATGCTGGTCGTTATGACTGTCTGCAGTACAAATATGGCATAAAACTAGCTCCAGATGCTCCTGTTTATCTGTCTGTTGTTGCCA TGGCTGAGCTTGTGAAAAATGATGTGGTGTTTGTTACCTGCTCTGTGTCCCCATATGATCGGTGTAAACACATCGTGACGTGGCTGTATGAGGGTAAAGATATGAGACAACATAATCAAGGGGTGAGGTCAAAGATCCCCTGCTCCTCCAGTGTGTTCTTTACAGCTTCTGATTTCATCTACAAATCAAAACCAAACTCTCTGGATTGTGAAGTTACTTCTGATAACAAAGTGGAGCTCTTTACCCTCAGACTTCAGCCCTCAGCTGAGAAACCAG GCGAGGACACAAAAACAGACCCAAAAGAAACCATGATGAGACCAGCTGACGAGAGAGCAGCAGGAACTGGCACAACGTCTGCCGTCAGTGACTATCCAGAGCTCAAAG CCAGGTTCATCGTTGTCTCTGCGGGTTTATCAGCTCTCATCATAACTGTTGTGACCGTCAACATATGGACAAGAACTAAAG GGAAACAAAGACGGAGGGACAATAACGTG GTGGAGACAGTGAACTATGAAAACATCAGAGCCTCTGCAGAGGATCGACCAACACCTCTGTCTCTGTAG